Within the Nitrospira sp. genome, the region GGGTGCTACTTGTTCCCTCCAGCCGCCGTGGCTGCCGGCGCGGATGTGAGAATTCCAGCGCGCTTCAAGATTGAGCGCACCGTCACCGTAGGCTGGGCACCACGGCTAATCCAATGTTGAACCCGCTCGGATTTCAAATCAGACACCGGTGGGTTCTTGAGTGGATTGTAAGTCCCGAGAATTTCCAAGTAGCGCCCGTCTCGTGGGCTTCTGGAATCCGCTGCCACCACCCGGTAAAAGGGGAGCTTGTGTCGCCCGCCCCGAGAAAGTCGTAAATGAACTGCCACGTGAGTCTCCTTTGTGTGAACCTTCAAAAAATTCGACCGACGCTATTACATCGACCGAAGCGCCTGCAAGAAGTTCCGGCGCCCAGACGGACCACTGATCGCCTTCATGAGCTTCCGGGTACTTAAGAACTGTTTGATGAGTCGATTGACCTCCGGCACGGTGGTTCCGCTGCCTTTGGCAATCCGCTTTTTGCGACTTCCGTTGAGCAACGTGTGGTCCCGTCGCTCACGCACGGTCATGGAATCGACGATGGCCACGACCCGGAGGATCTCCCGTTCCGGCACGCGATCGCCGTTCATCATGTCCTTCAATTTCTGTCCACCAGGCAACATGCCCAGTATTGAGTCGACGCTGCCCATCTTGTTGACCTGCTTCAATTGCTCTCGAAAGTCTTCGAGGGTGAGCGCTTGGCCGCTCATGGCCTTTCGCGCCAGCGCTTCCTGCTCTTCCGAGTGGACCTCTTGAGCTTTTTCAATGAGGGACAGGACATCACCCATCCCCAAGATACGGGAGGCCAACCGGTCGGGATGAAATAATTCAAGCGCGTCTAGTTTTTCCCCAACACCAAGAAACTTGATGGGCTTGCCCGTCACCGCACGAATCGACAACACGGCCCCGCCGCGCGCATCACCCTCCGTCTTGGTCAAAACTACGCCGGTCAAGCCGATCCGTTGATCGAACTGACTGGCCATCGCCACAGCGTCTTGCCCCGTCATGGCGTCCGCCACGAGCAGGACTTCATGCGGCGTCACCGCTTCCCGGACCGCGACCAATTCGCTCATCAGGTCATCGTCAATATGGAGACGGCCGCCGGTATCCAATATGACGACGTCGTAGCCCTTGTCTCGACCACGCGCGACGCCTTCCGAACAGATTCGCACCACATCTTGCTGTGATGCCCCGGCTTGGTCGGCCCGATAGACATCGACCTCCAACGTACTTCCGAGATTGGCCAATTGATCGCCGGCCGCCGGTCGTCTCGGGTCGGCAGCAACGAGCAGTACGCGCCTGTCCTGAGCTTTGAGCCACCGCGCCAGCTTGCCGCACGTGGTGGTCTTTCCAGCACCCTGAAGACCGACCATCATGACCACTGTGGGAGGAAGAGACGCGAGCTTCAGGCCGGCATGCGCACGCCCCATCATCTCGCCCAGCTCTTCCCAGACGAGCTTGATAACCTGGTGGCCAGGCGTGAGGCT harbors:
- the ffh gene encoding signal recognition particle protein, translated to MLEALSDRFDGVLRKLRGQAVLTEANMAEALKDVRLALLEADVNFKVVKDFVERVQQKAIGQEVLKSLTPGHQVIKLVWEELGEMMGRAHAGLKLASLPPTVVMMVGLQGAGKTTTCGKLARWLKAQDRRVLLVAADPRRPAAGDQLANLGSTLEVDVYRADQAGASQQDVVRICSEGVARGRDKGYDVVILDTGGRLHIDDDLMSELVAVREAVTPHEVLLVADAMTGQDAVAMASQFDQRIGLTGVVLTKTEGDARGGAVLSIRAVTGKPIKFLGVGEKLDALELFHPDRLASRILGMGDVLSLIEKAQEVHSEEQEALARKAMSGQALTLEDFREQLKQVNKMGSVDSILGMLPGGQKLKDMMNGDRVPEREILRVVAIVDSMTVRERRDHTLLNGSRKKRIAKGSGTTVPEVNRLIKQFLSTRKLMKAISGPSGRRNFLQALRSM